From Nocardioides daedukensis, the proteins below share one genomic window:
- the cysC gene encoding adenylyl-sulfate kinase, translated as MPSLSESSHPEAPSASLPQHCPTPRELDDLELLVSGALAPLTGFNEPGSPVTLSLPDELVGHEIELVDPEGFPIARLDERGSVESLTPPEHGPFRRLHLTPGEVRERHHGATFVPVSGALTDADVTSLAGLGTVVLLALCGTGTPIGLTPVGLIRSALAAAETLPDAHVVAVPLASHGDPTADHLLGHQVVDNYAAGDPVHALTEDPERSRGENDSKQGQVIFFTGLSGSGKSTIARALGDRLLEDGETVTSLDGDVVRRNLSAGLSFSKQDRETNIRRIGWVAAEIARHGGVAICSPIAPFDETRKQVREMVEQAGGDFVLVHVATPLEECERRDRKGLYAKARAGEIGEFTGISSPYEVPEDADVVDTTGRSIEDALNDVLEIL; from the coding sequence GTGCCTTCCCTGTCTGAGTCCTCCCACCCTGAAGCCCCGTCCGCATCGCTCCCCCAGCACTGCCCGACGCCGCGCGAGCTGGACGATCTGGAGCTGCTCGTCTCCGGCGCCCTCGCCCCGCTGACCGGTTTCAACGAGCCGGGTTCCCCAGTCACGCTGTCCCTCCCGGACGAACTCGTCGGCCATGAGATCGAGCTGGTCGACCCCGAAGGCTTCCCGATCGCACGCCTGGACGAGCGCGGCAGCGTGGAGTCGTTGACCCCGCCCGAGCACGGGCCCTTCCGCCGCCTGCATCTCACGCCCGGCGAGGTGCGCGAGCGCCATCACGGCGCCACCTTCGTGCCCGTCTCCGGGGCGCTCACCGATGCCGACGTCACCTCGCTGGCCGGCCTCGGCACGGTGGTGCTGTTGGCACTGTGCGGGACCGGTACGCCGATCGGTCTGACGCCGGTGGGCCTGATCCGGTCGGCGTTGGCCGCCGCCGAGACACTGCCCGACGCCCATGTCGTCGCCGTCCCGCTCGCCTCCCACGGCGACCCGACCGCTGACCACCTGCTCGGTCACCAAGTGGTCGACAACTACGCCGCCGGCGACCCGGTCCATGCGTTGACCGAGGACCCCGAGCGGTCGAGAGGCGAGAACGACAGCAAGCAGGGCCAGGTCATCTTCTTCACCGGCCTGTCAGGTAGCGGCAAGTCCACCATCGCCCGCGCGCTCGGTGACCGTCTCCTCGAGGACGGCGAGACGGTCACCAGCCTCGACGGGGACGTCGTACGCCGCAATCTCTCCGCCGGCCTCTCGTTCTCCAAACAGGACCGCGAGACCAACATCCGTCGCATCGGCTGGGTGGCCGCCGAGATCGCCCGCCACGGTGGCGTCGCCATCTGCTCGCCGATCGCGCCGTTCGACGAGACCCGCAAGCAGGTGCGCGAGATGGTCGAGCAGGCCGGTGGCGACTTCGTCCTGGTTCACGTCGCCACCCCGCTCGAGGAGTGCGAGCGCCGCGACCGCAAAGGTCTCTATGCCAAGGCGCGCGCCGGCGAGATCGGAGAGTTCACCGGCATCTCCTCGCCGTACGAGGTCCCCGAGGATGCCGACGTCGTCGACACCACGGGGCGGAGCATCGAGGACGCGCTCAACGACGTGCTCGAGATCCTCTGA
- the rfbB gene encoding dTDP-glucose 4,6-dehydratase, with translation MNRILVTGGAGFIGSNFVHHVVAHTDARVTVLDKMTYAASRDALADLPENRVDLVVGDITDHALVDDLIGRSDAVVHFAAESHNDNSLADPSPFIQTNIVGTFTLLEAVRRHGTRLHHVSTDEVYGDLELDDPLRFTEATPYNPSSPYSASKAASDHLVRAWVRSFGVEATLSNCSNNYGPWQHVEKFIPRQITNVLIGSRAKLYGAGLNVRDWIHTEDHSSAVLTILQHGQVGETYLIGADGERNNLDVVRRILALLGRDEDDFDHVADRSGHDLRYAIDSTKLRTELGWTPRFTDFESGLADTVKWYQTHEHWWRPHKEATEAAYAAKGQ, from the coding sequence ATGAACCGCATCCTGGTCACCGGCGGGGCCGGCTTCATCGGCTCCAACTTTGTCCACCACGTCGTGGCGCACACCGATGCCCGGGTGACCGTGCTGGACAAGATGACCTATGCCGCGTCTCGTGACGCGTTGGCCGATCTGCCCGAGAATCGTGTCGATCTCGTGGTCGGCGACATCACCGACCACGCGCTCGTCGATGACCTGATCGGCAGGTCCGACGCCGTCGTCCACTTCGCCGCCGAGTCCCACAACGACAACTCCCTGGCCGACCCGAGCCCGTTCATCCAGACCAACATCGTCGGCACCTTCACCCTTCTCGAGGCCGTACGCCGTCACGGCACCAGGCTCCACCACGTCTCCACCGACGAGGTGTATGGCGACCTCGAGCTCGACGACCCGCTCCGCTTCACCGAGGCCACGCCCTACAACCCGAGCAGCCCCTACTCCGCCTCCAAGGCAGCCTCGGACCACCTGGTCCGCGCCTGGGTGCGCAGCTTCGGTGTCGAGGCCACGCTGAGCAACTGCTCCAACAACTACGGTCCGTGGCAGCACGTGGAGAAGTTCATCCCCCGCCAGATCACCAACGTCCTCATCGGCAGCAGGGCGAAGCTCTATGGCGCAGGGCTCAACGTGCGCGACTGGATCCACACCGAGGACCACTCCTCCGCGGTCCTCACCATCCTCCAGCACGGACAGGTCGGCGAGACCTACCTGATCGGCGCTGACGGGGAGCGCAACAACCTCGACGTCGTACGCCGCATCCTGGCGCTGCTGGGTCGCGACGAGGACGACTTCGACCATGTCGCCGACCGCTCCGGCCACGACCTGCGCTATGCGATCGACTCCACGAAGCTGCGCACCGAGCTCGGCTGGACGCCCCGGTTCACCGACTTCGAGTCAGGCCTGGCCGACACCGTGAAGTGGTACCAGACCCACGAGCACTGGTGGCGCCCGCACAAGGAAGCCACCGAGGCGGCCTACGCCGCCAAGGGTCAATAG
- the rfbA gene encoding glucose-1-phosphate thymidylyltransferase RfbA, which translates to MKGIILAGGTGSRLHPITLGVSKQLVPVYDKPMIYYPLSTLMLAGIRDILIITTPEDAPAFQRLLGDGSRFGISLSYEVQVSPDGLPQAFLLGAEHIGSDNVALVLGDNIFYGTGLGRTLSRFGSISGAAVFGYQMNDPSAYGVIEFDAAGRALSLEEKPAVPRSRYAVPGLYFFDNTVVSRAASLEPSARGELEITDLIRTYLDEGLLQVDVLPRGTAWLDTGTFDSLNDASNYVRTIESRQGMKIGAPEEIAWRAGWLSDAELLEVAEPLVKSGYGAYLLGLIGTNDEHYLASAPAW; encoded by the coding sequence ATGAAGGGGATCATCCTCGCGGGTGGCACCGGATCGCGGCTGCACCCGATCACGTTGGGTGTGAGCAAGCAGCTGGTGCCGGTCTATGACAAGCCGATGATCTACTACCCGCTGTCCACGCTGATGCTCGCCGGCATCCGCGACATCCTGATCATCACCACCCCCGAGGACGCGCCCGCCTTCCAGCGGCTGCTCGGTGACGGGTCCCGGTTCGGGATCTCGCTGAGCTATGAGGTGCAGGTGTCCCCGGACGGTCTGCCGCAGGCGTTCCTGCTGGGAGCCGAGCACATCGGGTCGGACAACGTGGCCCTGGTGCTGGGCGACAACATCTTCTATGGGACCGGGCTCGGGCGGACGTTGAGCCGGTTCGGGTCGATCTCCGGGGCTGCCGTGTTCGGTTATCAGATGAACGACCCGTCAGCCTATGGCGTGATCGAGTTCGACGCGGCCGGCCGCGCGTTGTCGCTGGAGGAGAAGCCCGCCGTGCCGCGGTCGCGCTATGCAGTGCCGGGGCTCTACTTCTTCGACAACACCGTGGTCTCGCGAGCTGCTTCCCTGGAACCTTCGGCGCGTGGCGAGCTGGAGATCACCGACCTGATCCGGACCTACCTCGACGAGGGCCTGCTGCAGGTCGACGTGCTCCCGCGGGGGACCGCATGGCTCGACACCGGGACCTTCGACTCCCTCAACGATGCGTCGAACTATGTGCGCACGATCGAGTCGCGCCAGGGGATGAAGATCGGTGCGCCCGAGGAGATCGCCTGGCGTGCGGGGTGGCTCTCGGATGCGGAGCTGCTCGAGGTCGCCGAGCCGCTGGTGAAGTCGGGCTATGGGGCTTATCTGCTGGGGTTGATCGGGACGAATGATGAGCACTACTTGGCGAGTGCGCCTGCTTGGTGA